The proteins below come from a single Gimesia alba genomic window:
- the mog gene encoding molybdopterin adenylyltransferase — MSNSDAANIGIVTVSDRASRGEYEDRGGPAILDYLSEVLKSDWTPVARVIPDELHTITETLQELSDLEKCCLIVTTGGTGPAQRDITPEATLAVAEKEMPGFGELMRKVSLEKVPTAILSRQTAVIRGGSLIINLPGQPKAIQECLDAVFPAVPYCIDLLEGPYLETNEARLVAFRPKKK; from the coding sequence GTGTCAAATTCAGATGCTGCCAACATAGGCATCGTGACTGTTTCCGACCGCGCGAGTCGAGGGGAATATGAAGACCGGGGTGGCCCTGCAATTTTGGACTACCTGTCTGAAGTACTCAAAAGCGATTGGACCCCTGTCGCACGTGTGATACCCGACGAACTGCATACGATTACCGAGACCCTGCAAGAGCTCAGTGATCTGGAAAAATGCTGCCTGATTGTCACCACCGGTGGCACAGGGCCGGCCCAAAGAGACATCACTCCTGAAGCCACACTGGCAGTCGCTGAAAAAGAGATGCCGGGCTTCGGAGAACTGATGCGAAAAGTTTCGCTGGAAAAAGTTCCGACGGCGATTCTCTCTCGCCAAACAGCGGTCATTCGAGGAGGTTCATTGATCATCAATCTACCAGGTCAACCAAAAGCGATTCAGGAATGTCTGGACGCGGTATTTCCGGCTGTCCCCTATTGTATTGATCTGCTGGAAGGCCCTTACCTGGAAACCAATGAAGCGCGACTCGTCGCATTCCGACCGAAAAAGAAATGA
- a CDS encoding TatD family hydrolase → MQIIQPHYHAIARTAQDYERMAMSGVVAVAEPAFWAGFDRLYPETFLDYFRQISEFEPTRAAEYGIKHYCWVAVNPKEAENPELSREVLKHMPEFYEKPTVLGVGEIGFHKTTKNEEEIFEAQVEQAIKYDQLILIHTPHLQDKVRGTKRTLEVLSHMNVNPERVWIDHVEEHTIREPLEAGYWVGFTLYPVTKCSPKRAVDMLEMYGHERILVNSSADWGPSDPFTLQQCVVQFRARGYSVQDAIEIFHNNPARFLGQNPKFDIKPIQLETIEDEISSNLV, encoded by the coding sequence ATGCAAATCATCCAACCCCATTATCATGCCATTGCAAGAACCGCGCAAGATTACGAGCGCATGGCGATGTCCGGCGTTGTCGCCGTAGCAGAACCTGCCTTCTGGGCCGGTTTTGACCGCCTGTATCCGGAAACCTTTCTAGATTACTTCAGGCAGATCAGCGAATTCGAGCCGACGCGTGCCGCCGAGTATGGCATCAAGCATTATTGCTGGGTCGCCGTGAATCCCAAAGAAGCAGAAAATCCGGAATTGAGCCGCGAAGTGCTCAAGCACATGCCGGAGTTTTATGAAAAACCGACTGTGCTCGGCGTGGGAGAAATTGGCTTTCATAAAACCACGAAAAACGAAGAAGAGATCTTCGAAGCGCAGGTCGAACAGGCCATTAAATATGACCAGTTGATTCTGATTCATACACCACACCTGCAGGATAAAGTGCGTGGTACAAAACGCACACTGGAAGTGTTATCGCACATGAATGTGAATCCGGAGCGAGTCTGGATCGACCACGTAGAAGAACACACTATCCGTGAGCCTTTAGAAGCCGGTTACTGGGTCGGATTCACGCTTTACCCCGTTACCAAATGCTCTCCAAAACGAGCCGTTGATATGCTCGAAATGTATGGGCATGAGCGAATTCTGGTTAACTCTTCAGCCGACTGGGGACCCAGTGATCCCTTCACGCTGCAGCAGTGTGTGGTTCAATTCCGGGCTCGAGGATATTCGGTTCAGGATGCGATCGAAATTTTCCATAACAACCCCGCTCGTTTCCTGGGGCAGAATCCAAAATTCGATATTAAACCCATTCAACTGGAAACGATCGAAGACGAAATCAGCTCCAATCTGGTTTAA
- a CDS encoding metal ABC transporter substrate-binding protein gives MQRTILLIALFSVLTLCACQPDTESKPKKKSENETPVVVVVNYPLQFIVESLVGPEFEVLNPVPPDANPETWLPNDTMIQTIQKADLIVTNGANFADWVKKLSLPRSKVLRTSLSLKDALITVPDFEVHSHGTGGAHSHAGTVAFFWLDPALMERQAEAIAQRLIDIDPQQKESIAANLEKLKESLKSLSQKLDQLEAEYPGLHWFSERPVYQYLARRCGWTMHHLHWKQGTNLSKSDWDKLNTMQQEHKIPFLVWEHQPEKERVKDLTEHGVTSVVLDPLTVKPAQGDYVSEMQRQLAQLELFLKQRQTESSKSTN, from the coding sequence ATGCAACGGACTATTTTGCTCATCGCATTGTTTTCAGTACTGACACTCTGTGCCTGTCAGCCGGACACAGAGTCGAAACCAAAAAAGAAGTCAGAAAATGAAACACCGGTTGTCGTGGTGGTCAACTATCCTCTGCAGTTTATTGTTGAGTCACTTGTCGGTCCGGAATTTGAGGTTCTCAATCCGGTACCCCCTGATGCAAACCCAGAAACCTGGTTGCCTAATGATACGATGATTCAGACAATTCAAAAGGCCGATCTGATTGTCACCAACGGCGCTAATTTTGCCGACTGGGTTAAGAAATTATCGCTGCCGCGTTCCAAAGTCTTGAGAACATCGCTTTCGTTAAAAGACGCGTTGATCACGGTTCCCGATTTTGAAGTGCACAGCCATGGAACGGGTGGCGCTCATTCCCACGCCGGGACTGTTGCCTTTTTCTGGCTGGATCCGGCTTTAATGGAGCGACAGGCTGAAGCGATCGCACAACGATTGATCGACATTGATCCGCAGCAAAAAGAGAGTATCGCCGCCAATCTGGAGAAACTGAAAGAATCTCTTAAGTCGCTCAGCCAAAAATTGGATCAACTTGAAGCCGAGTATCCGGGTTTGCACTGGTTCTCCGAACGCCCCGTTTATCAATACTTGGCGCGGCGGTGTGGCTGGACGATGCATCATCTGCACTGGAAGCAGGGAACCAATCTCAGCAAGAGTGACTGGGACAAATTGAACACGATGCAGCAGGAGCACAAAATCCCGTTTCTGGTGTGGGAGCATCAGCCGGAAAAGGAACGAGTGAAAGATCTCACAGAACATGGCGTGACTTCGGTGGTCCTCGATCCTTTGACGGTGAAACCAGCTCAGGGGGATTATGTGAGCGAAATGCAACGCCAGTTAGCACAATTGGAACTATTTCTGAAACAGCGTCAGACTGAGAGCTCTAAATCAACGAATTAG
- a CDS encoding ABC transporter permease — translation MNGILRLTLRYLAYNKVKTITLIVCVSLALLLPVLLQFGVAQFEQDLMARAHLTPLVAGVKGSRFDLALQSMYFSRADLEPTSMREVETIQETNYALPIPLALRFTAQGFPVVGTTLDYFEFREREIAKGTQLKRLGDCIIGANIAEELQLQPGDKLMSDPLNVFDLSGNYPLKMRVVGVLEKSESPDDDAVFVDLKTEWIISGIGHGHQSINAETNKDLVLKQEDQTTVANAAVPQFNEVTNENLSSFHFHGETDTFPISAIIVVPVDPKSEVLLLGMYDTKESQLQLIRPTEIVNELMGMVFRVKQLFDMNALLVSISVGLLLALVFVLSLRLRKRERKTMFQLGCSRSTIWKLQLTEVFFILAASLLIVLGITAIVRVYASQLLRLWFS, via the coding sequence ATGAATGGAATCCTCCGGCTGACATTACGCTATTTAGCTTACAATAAGGTGAAAACGATCACGTTGATTGTGTGTGTTTCGCTGGCGTTGCTCTTGCCTGTATTACTGCAATTTGGCGTAGCACAGTTCGAACAGGACCTGATGGCCCGAGCCCATTTGACTCCGTTGGTAGCAGGAGTTAAGGGAAGTCGTTTTGATCTTGCGCTACAGAGCATGTATTTCAGTCGTGCAGATCTGGAGCCGACATCGATGCGGGAAGTGGAGACGATTCAGGAGACAAACTACGCCCTCCCAATACCACTGGCTCTCCGTTTTACCGCGCAGGGATTTCCCGTTGTCGGAACCACGCTGGATTATTTTGAGTTTCGCGAGCGGGAGATAGCGAAGGGAACACAACTGAAGCGGTTGGGTGATTGTATAATCGGAGCCAATATCGCTGAGGAACTTCAGTTACAACCCGGCGACAAACTGATGTCGGATCCGCTCAATGTGTTTGATCTATCGGGAAATTATCCGCTAAAAATGCGGGTCGTGGGAGTACTCGAAAAATCAGAGTCTCCCGACGATGATGCCGTCTTTGTCGATTTGAAAACCGAATGGATCATCTCGGGTATCGGTCACGGACATCAGAGTATCAATGCGGAAACGAATAAAGATCTGGTGTTGAAGCAGGAAGATCAGACAACCGTCGCGAACGCCGCCGTTCCTCAGTTTAATGAGGTGACTAATGAGAACTTGTCTTCGTTTCACTTTCATGGAGAGACTGATACATTTCCCATTTCCGCTATCATTGTGGTTCCCGTTGATCCAAAGTCGGAAGTTCTGCTGTTGGGCATGTATGATACGAAAGAATCACAGTTACAGTTGATTCGTCCGACCGAAATTGTCAATGAGTTGATGGGTATGGTGTTTCGCGTCAAGCAATTGTTTGATATGAATGCCTTGCTGGTTTCGATTTCCGTCGGATTATTATTGGCACTGGTATTTGTGCTTTCGCTGCGTTTACGCAAGCGGGAACGAAAAACGATGTTTCAATTGGGCTGCAGCAGATCGACGATCTGGAAGCTGCAGCTGACAGAAGTCTTCTTTATTTTAGCTGCCAGCCTGCTGATTGTGCTGGGCATTACCGCCATCGTGCGCGTTTATGCGAGTCAGCTGCTGCGTCTCTGGTTTAGTTAG
- a CDS encoding ABC transporter ATP-binding protein yields MIQMQQLKFSYPQSPFRLSIPELEIKDAEKVAVIGPSGCGKTTLLNLFSGILIPEQGTLVSCGIDLKTLNDSQRRAYRISKIGFVFQEFELIDYLNVRENILLPYFINSTLQLDEGVQQRARELAAAMQIDSYFNSRIDRISQGERQRVAICRALLPQPQILLADEPTGNLDPTNKRLIRDLLLEHATKTNATLIMVTHDDRLLDQFERTIDIERFHELVETT; encoded by the coding sequence ATGATTCAGATGCAACAACTCAAATTCAGTTATCCTCAATCCCCTTTTCGATTGAGCATTCCCGAACTGGAAATCAAAGACGCCGAAAAAGTCGCCGTGATTGGCCCCAGTGGGTGCGGTAAGACGACACTGCTGAATCTGTTTTCCGGCATTCTGATTCCCGAGCAGGGTACACTGGTTTCCTGTGGCATTGATTTGAAAACACTCAACGACAGCCAGCGACGCGCTTATCGCATTTCCAAAATTGGTTTTGTCTTTCAGGAATTTGAATTAATCGATTATTTGAATGTCCGTGAAAACATTCTGCTACCGTATTTCATAAATTCGACACTGCAACTGGATGAAGGTGTGCAGCAAAGGGCACGCGAACTGGCGGCAGCCATGCAGATCGATTCCTATTTCAACTCGCGCATTGATCGCATCTCTCAGGGTGAACGCCAGCGAGTAGCGATCTGCCGGGCACTCTTGCCTCAGCCACAGATTTTGCTGGCAGATGAGCCCACTGGAAATCTCGACCCGACTAATAAACGGCTCATTCGTGATCTGTTACTCGAACACGCCACGAAAACCAACGCCACCTTAATCATGGTGACTCACGATGATCGCCTGCTGGATCAGTTCGAACGCACGATAGATATCGAACGTTTTCATGAATTGGTGGAAACGACATGA